The window TGGCTATATGCCAACATAATTCTAGATAGTATCCATTCACATAATTCAAGCTTAGAACTTGGTGAACCCTTCGAAAAACTTAGAGTCTAAAGAATAGTAATTGATCTATAAATTGACAAAGACATTCTTTTTATAATGCTTGACTTGTTACAAATagtttatgacaagatcaaggaatTGACTGTGACGAGATTATCTCATCATAGGAATACTTAAAGTCAGTTCAGGTTAAACTAGCAATTACTAAATAATTCAATTATGAGATATAATATATGGATGTGAAAATGATTCCCATGAGATGGAAAAAGAACCAAGGTTGTATATTTGATATGGTCTAATGTAATTTTGTCGATCCAGAGGATGCTAGTGTGTGCAAACGTAAGAGAACCTATAATGATTTGAAGCAAGGATAGTGGAGTTGGAATCTTTGTACTGATGAAAAGGTCAAATAATTTGATTTCACTGAGTAAAGCGAAGATgcttgtatttacaacaaagtaagtgggagcatgataatatttctaaacattatatgtgcatgacatattgttgattggaaattatataaaTTTCTTGACATGGATTAAGACTTTATTGAAACTATTTTTCAGTAAAGTACTTATGCAATACATAGTCGTGGTATTAGGaataatgatctatggagatagtTGTGTCTAATCGGGCTTAGCCAAATACATATTGGCAGAATACTAAAGCAGTTTAGTATGATATACGAAAGAAGAGTTTCTTGTCATAGTCACGTGGAAGGAGTTTTAAAGCAAGAATCAGTATCCTGAAATACATGATTTCATTCacactttgataacccacaagtacaggggatcacaatattcttcgagggtagtatttcacccaaatttattgattcgacacaaggggagccaaagaatgttttcgaggttagcagttgagttgtcaatccaaccacacccggagaactaaatatctgtagcaaagtgttcagTAGCATAGTATCAATATCAACGATAACAGTAACTGCAatagttttgtaatgattgtaacaacaacaacaataataataataataataacttagcaaagatcaacatGAGAAAGTGTAGGTATTAGATAAGCGATGGATATTTGTACTAGATGAcattcatcatataacaatcaCAATATAGAGCGACAcgcaatagctccaattcatcaataatgtaggcatgtattacatATATAGTCATAAAtacttataataagaacttgcacgacatcttttgtcctaccctcccatggcagcggggtccaaagggaaactaatggatattaaggcctccttttaatagagaaccagaacaaagcattaacacatagtgaatacatgaactcctcatactacgatcatcaccgaagaGAATCCCAATTGTTGTCAGTTTGGGGTCTAcggatcataacacacaataggtgcatacaacttgcaagataggatccaaaACACGCTTATGTTCATGAAACAATAACAGGTTCGGATCTGAaaccatggcactcaggccctaatgacaacattaagcatagcaaagtcatagcaacatcaacctcgaAACATAGTGGATATAagcgatcaagccctaacaaattgacttgagtacatgataaatctcatccaacaacatcaccgtccagcaagcctgcgaaggaattactcactcccggtggtgagcatcatgaagttgttgatgaagaagggttggcgacgatgatggcgatgaatccccctctccggagcctcgaacggactctagaATAGCCCTCCTGATGAATAACATGAGGTGGTAGTGGCTTTGTATTGTAAAACACGAGGAAACTTCTTCTCTTGTTTTTCTCTCAGGAAAACAGAATTTATAGGCTTGGAATTAGGTCAGACGATCTCCTGTGGGACCCACAAGGCAtcaaggcgcgccctagggtggtagGCGTGCCCTGTTGCCTTGTGAGCAACTAGTGCCCCCCCTCCGGCGGACCTTCtcttcagtattttttatatatacaaTAAAGAATCTCCAAAAAATCATccgattccgagaacttttatttctgcacaaaaaacaacattaAGGTAGTTCTGCTAGAAACAATGTTAGTCCGGAttatttcattcaaatcatgcaaattagagtccaaagcaagagtaaaagtgtttggaaaagtagatacgacggaaacGTATCAAATCCCCCAAACTTAACtcgttgcttgtcctcaagaaattgggttgacaaactgaaagtgataaagaaaaacttttacgaactcttttgttcttgtatcTATATAAAAGCTTCAATAGTaaccaagttttcagcaaagatcaagaACTAAGCATGTGAATGATAACACTTAGAATTCATATTTACTCATacgaatggcataatcaactagcgagcaataataacatatCTCCAATGCCAACAATttttcaaaacaaccatgatataatatgataacatggtatctcactagccctctcTAAGatcgtaaaacataaatgcagagcacatcTGAAGTTCAAGCAGCAACTAAAAATTGTAATTCAaggtagaagagatccagtcatgcTCATATCCAGCATTAAATAGACTCAATGCATGTTAAACTAAGAATGACAATAGCGCTCTCAGGATTGGTGCTTTGAACAAGAAggcgatgactcaacaataaaagtaaatagataggccctttctaGAGGAAAGCacagatttgcagaggtgccagagctcgaagcataAATCAAAGATGAATACCATTTTGAGTGGTGTGATTTTCCTGTCAAGGTCACGACAAAGgatttcaatatcttccatgcaaAACACATTATCGGCCATTCCCATGCGGCAATGAAAAGTTTACTCCCCCTCAACCATACaaacacaatccatggctagccgaatcctcggGTGCCCTACAAACAATCAACTTCCCAGGGGATTTTGTTTTATTATATGTTTCTTTGTTTTTTATGACAAGACTAGGCATCCCAATTACCATCCTCTCTTATGCAATGACAAGTGGATAAACacccatcatgagaataaccctctTAGCATAGAAGATATTGACCGCCCCGTTGctccatgagcggtacgggcacacaaaacaaATGATTATTTGAATTATTAGACATGGCACATGCAAATAAACTTGGAACGACAAGGTAATACcgtgtataggtaggtatggtggactcatctggaataaatttgggtttaagaatttagatgcacaagcagtattttcgcttagtacaagcgaaggctagcaaatagattgagaagcgaccaactagagagcaacaacggtcataatCATGCATTGTGAATATTTAACATTGACTACGAGAATGAGTACGATATAAACAccctgaacataaatatcatgaatgtTGCATTGATTTTAAATCAACTACATGTgtgagcatgtgccaagtcaagccacttgaattatTCAAAGGAGAATACCATACTAACAtactacatcataatcattttactgCATGTTGACACTTAAGttaaatcattattcactcctagatacttaagcatggcatgagcaactatgatctctaattgtcatcacaAACATATTAACTCATAATATGCTGAATAACGGATACTAAGCTAAAGATATTTACAGAAAACAAAAACAAGAAGGGCTCATACCATGTTTCCTTTGCCACAATCACTTCATAAAATTATCgtcattattgcatttcacttgTATGATCgaatgatataaaaataataatagtgaaagagtgtcgtggactattaAGCTGAAATCTACAaataatttattcaaaggagaagacaaggtaatattggCCCTTCGTTAGATCAACACCAAAGCATATGAGAGCCTCTCAAGAATTCTAGCATAGTCTTCTCCATAAGACGACTCAACAAAAAGAAGAGAAATTCAGAGAAATGCACTAGAAtattttttggagtttttagtttttctgaAGAAAAGAAAACTAAAGAAGAAAACGAAaagcgagaaaaactatttacaccgaAGAACTCTTAACAAACAACAAAAGAAGAAATgacaaatatttttgggttttcttttagtactATGAACTAACTAAAGGAGAAACAAAAACCAAAAAGAAGCGAGaaatatttttgaattttcaatgttttcaaacacacaaaagaaaagcaaaataaatctaagcatggatataCAATGAAAAGGATgaacaccttcaattggaatgaatGCGTGATGCATGaaagtaatgtcggtgagaaaacatactcccccaagcttaggcttttggcctaacttggtggtCACCACAGCTGGTTAGGATAATATTCATAATGATAGCTCGTGGAGGCGTTCTGTGACGCGTCCTCAGCAAGACGGGCAACCTCTAGTGCCGCAGTGTGCTCATGTACCTCATCCGCATATACAAAGCGCCTTTGTTTGTTCTAAAAATCAAAGAGGACGGGCGGAGGCAAAATAACAGAGACATCGCGGTGCTTATCAAACATCAGGTTATAATCATATTTGCAAATCTCACACTTAATAAACTTGTGGTGTTGCATCACCTCAAAATCTAGATACTTATCAGGTAATATGGGATCATTGGGTCTGGGAGAGACCCCACGTTTTGTGGCTACACATGAGGCATCAATTCCTCCATACAAATCACTGTTACCCACGTTTTGATTCAACCAACGTGCAAAAATTTCCCCAAGGTTATAATGTCTACTGTCATTTAAGGCAACATGAATAATGCCCAAATCAGGAGCACAAAGTGCACTACAGTCATGCTTACCAACAATACACATCCCATTAAAAATTACAAAGTATCGAATAGAGGGAAAATGAATACTTTTTATTCTAGCCCGCATCACACCCCTATCCTCATCATTGTAAAGGCTACAAAGAAATGCATCATAATCAGATTTCCATGGCTCGGCAAGCGAACCCCAATACATAATTTTACATGCGTCACAAAATTCATCTAGAGACATACTATAGGAAtgctcataaagatcaaataatacTCTAGAATTGTGGGAATGATATTCAAACTTCTAAGTGAATGTATGGGTAAGGTTGGTGTGTTGCATGCACTTATCTGCGATGAAGGCGGTAAGCTCGGCATTTTGAACGTATTGATCAAATTCTTCCTCAATGCATGCACATGTCATGAATACGTCACACGACCATTGTCATGATTTCGCTTCAGAACCTTGCACTGAACTTGCCCACGGTTCAATATATGCTTGGTCTGTCGAGCTTTGGCTCAACGATCCTTCCGAGGAAATTCTCCTTGAAGAactctgatacgtatccaacgtatctataattttttattgttccatgctattatattatcaatattggatgttttatatgtaatttatatcatttttgggactaacctattaacctagtgcccattgCTAGTTCTTGTTTTTTTTGGTTCTTTTGGATATTTGGAAAATTAATATCAAACAAACTCCCAACAACAACAAAATCTTTGGATTattttttttctagaccagaagggacCCTGGAAGGTtcaggaggaggccagaagagctacgagggagcgacaagctcgtagggcgcgccccggggggtgcgccccttgagcttgtgggcctctcataacacatcctaacctaattccacttctataaattcagaaatattcccgaACCAACGTAGGgccacccaaaacacttttttcaccatcgcaagcttctgttcttccgtgATACCATTTGTAGGCCTTTTCCGATACTCTAccaaagggggaatcgatcacagagggcttcttcatcatccttgctgccttctgatgatgcgtgagtagtttaccatagacctacgggtccatagctagcagctagatggcttcttttctctctttgatcttcaataccatgttctcctcgatgttcttggagtcctATCCAATGTAATCTTATTTGCAGTATGTttgctgggatccgatgaattgtaggtttatgatctaaatattcatgagaagtaattgagtcttttttgaactttattatgcatggttgttatagctttgtatttctctacgatctattgatttggtttggcttactagattgatttATTTTTAGTGggggaggtgctttgtgatgggctcAATCCTACGGTGCtctatcccaatgacagaaagcgGAAAGACACGTATTTATATTGCTTCCATTAAGTGTAAAACATTGGGGTTTATTCATATGGATTGAGTTTactttatctacatcatgtcatctttcttaaggcgttactctatttttattaacttaataccctagatgcatcctggatagtggtcgatgggtggagtaatagtagtagatgtaggcaggagttgatctacttgtctcggacgtgatgcaaatatacatgatcattgccttgaatatcgtcataactatgcgcttttctacaattgcccaacaataatttgtttacccattgtataatatgtgttcaagagagaagcctctagtgaaacctacggcccccaggtctaccTTAATCATATATATAAAACCAAAATACCTTtgttgcaatttttatttattttattttactttgcagtttatctatctaccactacaaCATTTAATCCTTGCAAATAACggccaaggggattgacaaccctcttgctcaCGTTGGGTGGAAGTATTTGCTTctgtgtgtgcaggtgctgttcatgaggctttgtgtgattctcctattggtttgataaACCTTCGTTctcactgaggtaaatacttatctctactgtactgcatctcctctcctcttcggggaaaattccAACGCAGctcagaagtagcaggaagaatttctagcgtcgttgccagcgagacatcatcaaaacctatcaagtaccttCACACAAATTATCATCTACTTGTTCTACTTTTTATTTGTCTTTGTTTGTCGTTTTCATTCCCTcccccacttctatttttcttacagaaacacaaaaatatttttgaTTGCTCGTCTACTTTCTTTGTCACTATGTCATGAGAATTACTATGATAACTCTTATCACGAGAAGTTGGTTGAGATTGAGAATGCTACTAAGAATTTGATGTTCACGCAGTATGAGCATAACAAATTCTTTGCTAAGGAACTTAAAGAACACTATGTTGCTAAACGTTGTTGGTAAACAACTTGATAAGGTTAATAAAGAAGTTTCTAACCTTCAATCTCAACTTGCTCTTACTGAAAATTTGATAGGAAAGATTTTCGATAAACAAACTACATTGGTAAATAAGGTGGCCGCTAAACCAGAGTCACTTTCGCTTACTAATCAcgatgaagatattaaaatgattgaTGTCTCATCTGTTGAATCTTTATTTAGTAATATAAaacttgatgaaaaagggactggatatgagtcaactttagctagaaggcgtcccaattgttcggagggtgatgatcttaatgataaaaatgataaaagtgggtttggagaggtcaagactttaaatagtgatgtgcccactactttggattacgaggactttaattatgataatttttattcAGTTGAATGTATTtcattgttgcaatccatgataaattacaCAATGTTTAtgaacaaaataaggcttttactagaCATATTGTAGAAGCTATGATAAAAGCTCATGAAGAAAAGTTAGAGTTGGAAGTTTTAATACCTaggaaattgcatgatgaatgggaacctactattaaagtgaaaattaaatattatgaatgtaatgctttatgtgatctggGTGCTAGAGTTTCCACTAtatcaaaatctttatgtgatgtgctaggcctCACCGCTATGGATGAATGTTCCCTTAATTTGCATTTAGCAGATTTCACTATTAAGAAACCATTTGGTAGAATAAATAGTGTACTCATTCTTgctaaatagaaattatgtgcacgTTGATTTCATTGTGCTTGTTAtggttgcaatccgtcttgtcctataatacttgGTAGGCCTGTCCTACGAACCATAGTGCtactattgatatgaaagaaggaaatgtaAGGTTCCAATTCCCATCAAAGAAAgggatggaacacttccctagaaagggaATTAAaccaccatatgaatctattatgagggccaccTATGGGATTAACTTGAAAGATGACACCACTTGAAACAATGCCTTACACCTAGCTAGGGGTGtagaacaatagcgcttgttgggaggcaatccaatagttatcttattttctctttttattttttatttttgtgtgTTGACAAAATATGctaatgttatgattgtgttttttaatgttttaattagcgtttgtgccaagtaaagcctttgagatgatttggttgatagttgacttgattatgtaaaaaagcagaaacttttgtgctcacttcaggAATTTGTTGAAATCACTggaatgtgcttttgatctgaattttttacacataaTTGATATACCAATTTCCCACATTGTCTTAATTTTTCAGatattttggagttacataagtattacgTTTGTTCATATCATTACAGATTGTTTGTTTTAGATAGATTATGTTTTCGTTGCTTAATTTGTTTGTTTTAATGATGCTATGGATTATATCAGGGGGTATAAGTCATGGATAAGTTATAATACAATAGGTATTATGCAATAAtcaaatatgaatgggtttacaacagtatctaaactttattatttgcttgttatactaactgatctcacgaagtttctgttgagttttgtgtgctgaagttttcaagttttcggtgagATCACGAtgaatgaaggaataaggagcgacaagaccctaagcttggggatgccaaggcaCCCCAACATAATATTCAAGGAAGtcccaagcgtctaagcttgaggatgcccccgatggcatcccctctttcgtctacaaaccatcggtatattacttagagctatatttatttatcacatgatatgagttttgcttgaagcgtcttgtgCCATTGTGCCATAGTAGTttttgctttgtttgctttttagtttaccacgatCATCTTTTGTTGGACACACATTTTAAAAGGGACATACATTTATTTGTGATTTGTtaaaatactttatgtgcttcatttatatttttTGATGAgaaaatgctaggaaacaagacAGGCGAAGAGAAGCTGAGGGGAGTGGAGCGACGATCTGGTACTACCGAGTGAGAAAAGAATCAAGTGAGAACAAATAAAGAATCCTTcaattctctttttttttgcgggtacaaTCCTTcaattctctcttttttttgcgggTAGAATCCTTCAATTCTCAATCCACACAAAACAAATCAGCACGAATCTCATGAAACAAAAAAGACAGCCACATATTCGACCGACTTCAAATGAAATTCAGGCAACTTACGTATATCAAAATTGTACATGATTACGTATTTGTAAACTCCAAAGGCACGGATAAAGAAAATAACACAATTTTTAAAATATTGTAGAATTGTGTGATGTGAATCCAGTTCCGTTAAATGGATACGATCCTACCTTTACCTTGACTAACCATTTATACACATTGATTTAGGCACCTAAATTTTTGGCAAAGAAAAAATTTTAGGCACCTGAATTAGTTAGTGTTCTCAGTAAGCAAAGCTCTACGCGCATGTTAAATGCAAATTTCTTTCGCTGGATTAAAATACAAGAGAAGCACACATTCATACTGCCATCTTGTAATCTTTCTACAATCCAAGAAAAGCCACCAACAAAAATTCGAAAAAATGTTCCTGCCATAGGATTACACTACGGccatgaaaagaaagagaagtgaTGTCCTACATTTTCTTCCTAATGTGTCTTGTGTATATATCAATATATGTACCTGGCTAAGCTATTTACTGTTCACCAATTGGCGATTGTGCAATGTAATCTTGAATCCTTGGGCGAGCGTTCACGAGATGACCGTCTTGAGCCTGTAGTTCTTGACGATGCCGCTGTACACGACGAAGTTGAGCGTGCACATTGCAGCCATGGCCCAGAAGAAGTAGTCGAGGTGGCCCTTGTTGAGGTCGTCGGAGATCCACCCGGGGCTGTCTCCCGTCGCCGTGAAGGCCTCCACGATGGCGTAGATGAAGGAGCTCATGTAGCTCCCCAGCGCGATGGTGAGCAGAGCCAGCGACGTGCACATGCTCTTCATGGTGTCCGGCGCCTCGTCAAAGAAGAACTCTAGCTGCGCGATGTAGCAGAACACCTCCCCGCCGGCAAGGAAGAAATACTGGGGCAGCTGCCACGAGATGCTGATCTCTTCCCCACGGGCCGCGCTGTCGAGCCGCTTCATTTCCACGAGCGCTGCCACCGCCATGGTGAGCGCCATGAGGAGCCGCCCGGCACCCATCCGCTGCAGCTGCGACGGCTCGCCGTCACCGCTCGAGGAGAAGCTCCTCAACGCCGGCACGATCACCTTGTTGTAGAGGAGTACCCATGTCATGACGCAGATCACCTCGAAGGAGGCCAGCGACGCCGCGGGCACCGGCACCGACAGGATGGTCATTTCCATGGCGCTGCCCTGCTGCACGAACGTGGTGTTCATCTGCGAGAAGGCCGATGACACGATGACGCTGGTGAGCCACACgggcagcaggcggaggaggatctTGAGCTCCTCCACCTGAGTCACGGTGCACAGCTTCCACGAGGTCGCTGCCTCCGGCCTCTCCTCCATGTCCGACTCCGTGACGATGGCCGCCTTGTCGAGGAACTTAAAGTCGCTGGTGTGCGCGATCTTGGGCTGGGGCGAGTCGATCTTGTCGCTGACCTCGTAGAGGTGTCCGGCTTCGGCGGGCACCTTGACGCTGATCTTCTTGCACGCGGCAGCGACGACCTGGCAGAGgctcttgagcggcgtgccggcggGCATGCGGCGCTTGTACATGGGCGTGGCGAGCACGAAGGCGGCGAATGCGAACGCGATGCAGGCAGTGGCGATTCCGAAGCCGAGGCCCCAGCTGACGTTCTGCTGGATCCAG is drawn from Triticum dicoccoides isolate Atlit2015 ecotype Zavitan chromosome 6B, WEW_v2.0, whole genome shotgun sequence and contains these coding sequences:
- the LOC119326561 gene encoding protein NRT1/ PTR FAMILY 8.3-like, whose product is MDAMERGERTPLLPESHGPKVQEDDSLQLQVPLLKHKKRGGSKAPAVILLFECLESTAFNGISTNLVVYLETVLHGTNLASASNVATWFGTSYLTPVFGAIIADSFWGNYNTILVSLVVYLLGMMLVTFSAFVPTTTAALCAAGASCAGTAGKWGLSSQTVAFVGLYLVAIGCGGVRSSLLPFGAEQFDDDSVADREGKASFFSWFYLCVSFGPIISGVFLVWIQQNVSWGLGFGIATACIAFAFAAFVLATPMYKRRMPAGTPLKSLCQVVAAACKKISVKVPAEAGHLYEVSDKIDSPQPKIAHTSDFKFLDKAAIVTESDMEERPEAATSWKLCTVTQVEELKILLRLLPVWLTSVIVSSAFSQMNTTFVQQGSAMEMTILSVPVPAASLASFEVICVMTWVLLYNKVIVPALRSFSSSGDGEPSQLQRMGAGRLLMALTMAVAALVEMKRLDSAARGEEISISWQLPQYFFLAGGEVFCYIAQLEFFFDEAPDTMKSMCTSLALLTIALGSYMSSFIYAIVEAFTATGDSPGWISDDLNKGHLDYFFWAMAAMCTLNFVVYSGIVKNYRLKTVIS